One genomic window of Roseobacter ponti includes the following:
- a CDS encoding SLC13 family permease, translating into MTTDQIILFTLFGAVFGLLLWGRFRYDIVAFSALMIAVVVGVVPTKDAFSGFGHPATLIVALVLVVSAGLVRSGAVFLITRTLVDASRSLGSHIALMGAIGGVLSAFMNNVAALALLMPVDIQTARKAGRVPGLSLMPLSFATILGGMATLIGTPPNIIIAAIREESLGAPFAMFDFAPVGGLAAVAGLIFVSFIGWRLIPQRQDASAPTTDISQYISELTVPGGNKQIGKRVEELTEAADKADVAILGLIRDGQRLYGQARNTVIRANDALILEATAEALDEFRTSLDLAVADARREELLRADGDGVEVIEVVVPEDARIRGKTAQSIGLAWRQRSVLLGISRQGRRLTKNLRQTRIMTGDILLLLVPRDTGPDVTDWMGALPLADRGLAVTQNRKVWLAIALFGGAVAAASFGLIYLPVALGLVVVAYVLSGIVPLSELYDHINWPVVVLLGSMIPLGAALETSGGTELIAGALVTWTNGLPAWAVLTVLMVVTMTLSDVLNNTATTIVAAPVGIQMAQTLGVSPDPFLMAVAVAASSAFLTPIGHKNNTLILGPGGYRFSDYWRMGLPLEIIVVAVSIPAILVFWPL; encoded by the coding sequence ATGACCACTGATCAGATCATTCTCTTTACGCTCTTTGGCGCGGTCTTCGGACTGCTGCTCTGGGGCCGCTTCCGATATGATATCGTGGCGTTTTCGGCACTGATGATTGCAGTTGTGGTGGGTGTCGTGCCCACCAAAGACGCGTTTTCCGGCTTCGGCCATCCGGCAACCCTGATTGTTGCACTTGTGCTGGTAGTGTCCGCCGGCCTGGTGCGTTCCGGTGCGGTCTTTCTGATCACACGTACCCTCGTGGATGCCTCGCGCAGCCTTGGCAGCCACATCGCCCTGATGGGCGCGATCGGTGGCGTTCTCTCGGCGTTTATGAACAACGTGGCCGCCCTTGCGCTGCTCATGCCAGTGGATATTCAGACCGCACGCAAGGCCGGGCGGGTACCGGGCCTGAGCCTCATGCCGCTGAGCTTTGCGACCATTCTGGGCGGCATGGCAACGCTCATCGGCACACCGCCCAATATCATCATTGCAGCGATCCGCGAGGAATCGCTGGGCGCGCCTTTTGCCATGTTCGATTTTGCGCCCGTTGGCGGGCTGGCGGCGGTCGCCGGGCTGATTTTTGTCTCTTTCATCGGCTGGCGGCTGATCCCGCAACGCCAGGACGCCTCGGCCCCCACCACTGATATATCGCAGTATATTTCCGAACTCACCGTGCCCGGCGGCAACAAACAGATCGGCAAACGCGTAGAAGAACTGACCGAAGCCGCCGATAAGGCCGATGTCGCCATCCTCGGGCTGATCCGCGATGGCCAGCGCCTTTATGGCCAGGCGCGCAATACAGTCATCCGCGCCAATGACGCGCTGATCCTCGAAGCGACCGCCGAGGCGCTTGATGAGTTCCGAACAAGCCTCGATCTGGCCGTGGCGGATGCCAGGCGTGAAGAACTGCTGCGCGCCGACGGAGACGGCGTCGAGGTCATTGAGGTCGTCGTGCCGGAAGATGCCCGCATCCGCGGTAAAACGGCGCAGTCCATCGGTCTTGCCTGGCGACAGCGTTCGGTACTGCTGGGGATTTCCCGCCAGGGCCGGCGGCTGACCAAGAACCTGCGCCAGACGCGTATCATGACCGGCGACATCCTGCTGCTGCTGGTGCCTCGCGACACCGGACCGGACGTGACCGACTGGATGGGTGCTCTGCCTCTGGCGGACCGCGGGCTGGCTGTCACGCAGAACCGCAAGGTCTGGCTCGCCATAGCACTTTTCGGCGGCGCGGTGGCGGCTGCCAGTTTTGGTCTTATCTATCTGCCGGTCGCTCTGGGGCTCGTTGTCGTGGCCTATGTGCTGTCCGGCATTGTGCCGCTGAGCGAGCTTTACGACCATATCAACTGGCCGGTTGTTGTTCTTCTGGGCTCAATGATCCCGCTCGGGGCCGCCCTTGAGACGTCTGGCGGCACTGAACTGATTGCCGGCGCTCTGGTGACATGGACAAACGGCCTTCCGGCCTGGGCTGTGCTGACTGTGCTGATGGTGGTCACGATGACGCTGTCGGATGTGCTCAACAACACTGCCACGACCATTGTGGCGGCACCTGTGGGCATTCAGATGGCGCAGACGCTGGGTGTCTCGCCGGACCCTTTTCTGATGGCTGTTGCAGTGGCAGCCTCAAGCGCGTTCCTGACGCCGATCGGGCACAAAAACAACACGCTGATCCTGGGGCCCGGAGGTTACCGGTTCAGCGATTACTGGCGTATGGGGCTGCCACTTGAGATTATCGTGGTGGCAGTATCAATCCCGGCGATACTGGTGTTCTGGCCGCTCTGA
- a CDS encoding VOC family protein → MARINQITPFVMTRDLAASLEFYTGILGFTCGFQQDNYAFVHHRPGGALRLIEVDPDCEIGEQMIYLDCEDVDAVWTVLKPRLDTLPEERVRAPFDQPYRMREFHVKDPDNCLLLYGTDIPPSP, encoded by the coding sequence ATGGCCCGGATAAATCAGATTACCCCCTTCGTCATGACCCGTGATCTTGCAGCCTCGCTCGAGTTTTACACCGGCATCCTCGGGTTTACCTGCGGGTTTCAGCAGGACAACTACGCATTTGTGCATCACCGGCCCGGCGGCGCGCTGCGCCTCATAGAGGTAGACCCCGACTGTGAGATCGGCGAACAGATGATTTATCTGGACTGCGAGGATGTCGATGCCGTCTGGACGGTGTTGAAGCCCCGTCTTGATACACTGCCCGAAGAGCGGGTGCGTGCACCCTTTGATCAACCCTACCGGATGCGCGAATTTCACGTCAAAGACCCCGATAACTGCCTGCTCCTTTACGGCACCGATATTCCCCCTTCCCCATGA
- a CDS encoding YebC/PmpR family DNA-binding transcriptional regulator — MAGHSKWANIQHRKGRQDAVRAKLFSKFSKEITVAAKMGDPDPDKNPRLRLAIKEAKAQSMPKDNIERAIKKSQAGEGDDYEEIRYEGYGPNGVAVIVEAMTDNRNRTASTVRSTFTKNGGNLGETGSVGFMFDRKGEVTYPADAGDADTVMMAAIEAGAEDVESSEDGHVIWCADTDLNEVSGALEADLGESESTKLVWRPTTTTEMDLEGMQKLMNLIDALEDDDDVQRVTTNFEASDEVMAQL; from the coding sequence ATGGCAGGCCACTCAAAATGGGCGAACATCCAGCACCGCAAGGGGCGCCAGGACGCCGTGCGCGCCAAGCTTTTCTCTAAATTCAGTAAGGAGATCACGGTCGCCGCCAAAATGGGCGACCCGGATCCCGATAAAAACCCGCGCCTGCGTCTTGCGATCAAAGAGGCCAAGGCCCAGTCCATGCCCAAGGACAACATTGAGCGTGCGATCAAAAAGTCCCAGGCGGGCGAGGGTGATGATTACGAAGAAATCCGCTATGAGGGTTACGGCCCCAACGGGGTTGCGGTGATCGTCGAGGCAATGACCGATAACCGTAACCGCACTGCATCGACGGTGCGGTCCACCTTTACCAAAAACGGCGGTAATCTGGGCGAAACCGGATCGGTGGGGTTCATGTTCGACCGCAAAGGCGAAGTCACTTATCCCGCGGATGCAGGCGATGCGGATACCGTCATGATGGCAGCCATCGAGGCGGGTGCGGAGGATGTTGAAAGTTCAGAGGACGGACATGTCATCTGGTGCGCGGATACTGACCTGAACGAAGTGTCCGGCGCGCTCGAGGCTGATCTGGGCGAAAGCGAAAGCACCAAACTCGTCTGGCGGCCCACGACGACCACCGAGATGGATCTTGAGGGCATGCAGAAGCTGATGAACCTGATCGATGCGCTTGAGGATGATGACGATGTGCAGCGCGTCACAACCAATTTCGAGGCAAGCGACGAGGTTATGGCGCAACTCTGA
- a CDS encoding LysR family transcriptional regulator ArgP: protein MRLDPAHLAALAAIVRQGSFDAAAGQLGVTASAISQRIKALEERMGTVLIERGQPCVPTAAGARLAQHAEDLALLEAQVLERLAPDTTGTQPRLRIAVNADSLATWLIPALAEAPPLLFDLVIDDQDHSADWLRRGSVSAAITGHATPVPGCDCSALGQFRYIATASPSFMAEWFADGVTADSLARAPMMAFNAKDRLQHRWITEVTGDRLSPPTHHMASTHAFVDAALCGLGWGMNPVSLVRGHIDAGRLVALVPDAPLDIALYWQTNRLMARALEPLWRALKTAAGRDLQQSLTRL from the coding sequence ATGCGTCTCGATCCTGCCCACCTTGCAGCCCTCGCGGCGATTGTCCGTCAGGGCAGTTTCGATGCAGCCGCCGGACAGCTTGGCGTCACCGCCTCTGCCATCTCGCAGCGCATCAAAGCGCTGGAAGAGCGTATGGGTACCGTTCTGATCGAGCGCGGCCAGCCCTGCGTTCCCACCGCCGCCGGCGCGCGTCTTGCACAACATGCCGAAGATCTGGCGCTGCTGGAAGCGCAGGTGCTGGAACGTCTGGCACCCGACACCACGGGCACGCAGCCCCGTCTTCGCATCGCGGTGAATGCGGACAGCCTTGCAACGTGGCTTATTCCCGCGCTGGCGGAAGCGCCCCCGCTGCTCTTTGATCTGGTCATTGATGATCAGGACCACTCCGCGGACTGGCTGCGACGGGGATCGGTCAGCGCCGCGATCACCGGGCACGCAACACCCGTGCCCGGCTGCGACTGCAGCGCCCTGGGTCAGTTCCGGTATATCGCAACTGCAAGCCCTTCCTTTATGGCAGAATGGTTTGCCGACGGGGTGACTGCCGACAGCCTCGCGCGCGCACCTATGATGGCCTTTAACGCAAAAGACCGTCTGCAACACCGGTGGATCACCGAAGTGACCGGCGACCGCCTGTCGCCACCCACCCACCACATGGCTTCGACACATGCTTTTGTCGATGCAGCGCTCTGCGGGCTGGGATGGGGCATGAACCCTGTATCTCTGGTACGCGGGCATATCGACGCGGGGCGGCTGGTGGCTCTGGTGCCGGACGCACCACTCGACATTGCCCTCTACTGGCAGACCAACCGCCTGATGGCGCGCGCGCTCGAACCGCTCTGGCGGGCCCTGAAAACCGCGGCAGGGCGCGATCTGCAACAATCGCTCACAAGACTGTGA
- a CDS encoding LysE/ArgO family amino acid transporter: MFIAVLSGFLLSLSLIIAIGPQNAFVLRQGLVQRHVFWVCSVCGLCDAILIVAGVYGSGSLARSVPWFEPAMRYGGAAFLIFYGYRSALSAWRGGQALHTQNATSGQGLATTLLTLLAITWLNPHVYLDTVVLIGSVSAQFPDRAMFGAGAVIGSFSFFFALGYGARLLAPLFARPRSWQVLDAVIALTMWTIALGLLIS; encoded by the coding sequence ATGTTCATCGCCGTTCTGTCCGGATTTCTGCTCAGCCTTTCGCTGATTATTGCCATCGGGCCGCAGAATGCCTTCGTCCTGCGCCAGGGTCTGGTGCAACGCCACGTTTTCTGGGTCTGCTCTGTCTGCGGTCTTTGTGATGCGATCCTGATTGTCGCCGGCGTTTACGGGTCCGGCAGCCTCGCCCGGAGCGTGCCGTGGTTTGAGCCTGCAATGCGCTACGGCGGGGCAGCGTTCCTGATCTTTTACGGCTATCGAAGTGCGCTTTCTGCCTGGCGCGGGGGGCAGGCGCTGCACACACAGAATGCGACCTCCGGGCAGGGGCTGGCAACCACGCTGCTGACGCTGCTCGCGATCACATGGCTGAACCCGCATGTGTATCTCGACACGGTCGTGCTGATCGGTTCGGTGTCGGCGCAGTTCCCTGACCGGGCCATGTTCGGTGCCGGTGCGGTGATCGGCAGCTTCAGCTTTTTCTTTGCGCTGGGGTATGGCGCGCGCCTGCTGGCGCCGCTTTTTGCACGCCCGCGCAGCTGGCAGGTGCTCGACGCGGTGATCGCGCTGACGATGTGGACAATCGCTCTGGGGCTGCTCATCAGTTAA
- a CDS encoding DMT family transporter gives MVTRSPARPLAGIFWMLVTGMCFIAVTALVKYMGPRVPPVEMAFLRYLLGLVFLLPAIGALRAAHLTPRQWRLFGVRGLLHGGAVMLWFYAMVRIPIADVTAMNYLSPVYVTIGAALFLGEKLAFRRIAAVVVALLGAFIILRPGFREVSSGHLAMLIAAVAFGGSYLTAKIMADEVKPSVVVAMLSIFVTIVLAPFAIAQWVTPTLSDLLLLFCVACFATAGHYTMTLAFAAAPLTVTQPVTFTQLVWAVLLGYLVFDEAVDVWVIAGGITILASVVFITWREAVVRRQNTTPAVNATKV, from the coding sequence ATGGTTACCCGTTCGCCCGCCCGTCCGCTTGCCGGCATCTTCTGGATGCTGGTGACGGGGATGTGCTTCATCGCTGTGACAGCGCTGGTGAAATACATGGGGCCGCGGGTGCCGCCGGTCGAGATGGCCTTCCTGCGCTACCTGCTGGGTCTGGTATTCCTCCTGCCGGCCATCGGTGCGCTGCGCGCGGCACATCTGACGCCGCGCCAGTGGCGTCTCTTCGGTGTCCGGGGTCTTTTGCACGGCGGCGCTGTTATGCTGTGGTTTTACGCGATGGTGCGCATCCCCATCGCGGATGTGACGGCGATGAACTATCTCTCGCCGGTCTATGTGACCATCGGTGCGGCGCTCTTTCTCGGCGAAAAGCTCGCTTTCCGCCGGATCGCCGCTGTTGTCGTGGCACTGCTGGGGGCATTTATCATCCTGCGCCCCGGGTTCCGGGAGGTCAGCAGCGGGCATCTGGCGATGCTGATCGCGGCGGTGGCCTTTGGTGGCTCATACCTGACGGCCAAGATCATGGCCGATGAGGTGAAACCCTCTGTCGTTGTGGCGATGCTGTCAATTTTCGTGACCATCGTGCTGGCGCCTTTTGCCATTGCGCAGTGGGTTACGCCGACGCTCTCTGATCTGCTGCTGCTGTTCTGTGTCGCCTGTTTTGCCACCGCGGGGCACTACACGATGACGCTGGCCTTTGCTGCTGCACCTCTGACGGTGACCCAGCCGGTGACGTTCACACAGCTCGTCTGGGCGGTTCTGCTGGGGTATCTGGTGTTTGACGAGGCGGTCGATGTGTGGGTCATTGCAGGGGGCATCACGATCCTTGCGTCGGTGGTCTTCATCACCTGGCGCGAGGCCGTGGTCAGGCGTCAGAATACAACCCCGGCGGTCAACGCGACCAAGGTCTGA
- the betI gene encoding choline-binding transcriptional repressor BetI, whose translation MPKLGMEPIRRTALVDATIAEIGVRGSLDVTVGQIARRAGMSTALAHHYFGGKDQIFLAAMRQILRDFGAEVRQSLEKATTPYDRAMAVIDASFAPACFAPATVSAWMTLYAQARTHPETLRLLRIYQHRLRSNLIHALRPLSKSPESHAEILAALIDGLYLRAALARSQSAGAARSAVRAAFRTLMEAGQ comes from the coding sequence ATGCCAAAACTCGGAATGGAGCCGATCCGGCGCACCGCTCTTGTCGATGCCACCATCGCCGAGATCGGCGTACGCGGCTCGCTTGATGTGACGGTCGGTCAGATTGCCAGACGCGCCGGCATGTCGACGGCACTTGCGCATCACTATTTCGGCGGCAAGGACCAGATTTTTCTAGCAGCTATGCGGCAGATCCTGCGCGATTTCGGTGCTGAGGTCCGGCAGTCCCTGGAGAAGGCCACCACCCCGTATGACAGAGCCATGGCCGTGATCGATGCAAGCTTTGCACCTGCGTGTTTTGCCCCCGCGACCGTCAGCGCCTGGATGACGCTTTATGCCCAGGCCCGGACGCATCCCGAAACGCTCAGACTGCTGCGGATTTACCAGCACCGGCTGCGCTCCAACCTTATCCACGCGCTGCGCCCCTTAAGCAAAAGCCCGGAGAGCCACGCGGAGATCCTCGCGGCCCTGATCGATGGTCTTTACCTGCGGGCGGCACTGGCCCGGTCACAAAGCGCCGGTGCGGCCCGGTCTGCCGTGCGCGCGGCATTCAGAACCCTCATGGAGGCAGGTCAGTGA
- the betC gene encoding choline-sulfatase, with protein sequence MSKPNILILMVDQLNGTLFPDGPADWLHAPNLKALAARSTRFRNAYTASPLCAPGRAAFMSGQLPSATGVYDNAAEFASSIPTYAHHLRRAGYQTCLSGKMHFVGPDQLHGFEERLTTDIYPADFGWTPDYRKPGERIDWWYHNMGSVTGAGVAEISNQMEYDDEVAFNAVRKLYDLSRGGDPRPWCLTASFTHPHDPYVARKKYWDLYADCAHLLPEVPAIPYEDQDPHSKRIFDANDWRSFDITEENIRRSRQAYFANISYLDDKIGEILQTLEDTRQEAVVLFVSDHGDMLGERGLWFKMSFLEGSSRVPLMISAPGMMPGLQTTPVSNIDVCPTLCDLAGVSMDEVAEWTTGVSLVPMGQGKERTEPVAMEYAAEASYAPMVSLRYGRWKYNRCALDPDQLFDLDADPHELSNLAGVAEHQGTLTSLRSKAEARWDLHAYDADVRKSQARRWVVYEALREGGYYPWDYQPLRAASEQYMRNHMDLNVLEENKRFPRGE encoded by the coding sequence GTGAGCAAGCCGAATATTCTTATCCTGATGGTCGACCAGCTCAACGGCACGCTTTTTCCCGACGGCCCTGCAGACTGGCTGCACGCGCCGAACCTTAAAGCCCTGGCGGCGCGGTCCACGCGGTTTCGCAATGCCTATACCGCGAGCCCGCTCTGTGCGCCGGGGCGGGCGGCCTTCATGTCGGGCCAACTGCCCTCGGCCACCGGCGTTTACGACAATGCTGCGGAGTTTGCCTCCTCGATCCCGACGTATGCCCATCATCTGCGGCGTGCAGGCTATCAGACCTGTCTTTCCGGCAAAATGCACTTTGTGGGCCCGGATCAGCTGCATGGGTTTGAAGAACGCCTGACGACAGATATCTACCCGGCTGATTTCGGCTGGACGCCGGACTACCGAAAGCCGGGCGAGCGGATCGACTGGTGGTATCACAACATGGGCTCGGTGACGGGCGCCGGGGTCGCCGAGATCTCAAACCAGATGGAATACGATGACGAGGTTGCCTTTAACGCTGTCCGCAAGCTCTATGATCTGTCACGCGGCGGTGATCCGCGACCCTGGTGCCTGACAGCGAGCTTCACACATCCGCATGATCCTTACGTGGCGCGGAAGAAATACTGGGACCTCTACGCAGACTGTGCGCACCTGCTGCCCGAGGTGCCGGCGATCCCCTATGAAGATCAGGATCCGCATTCAAAACGCATCTTCGACGCCAATGACTGGCGCAGTTTCGACATCACCGAAGAAAACATCCGCCGCTCGCGGCAGGCCTATTTCGCCAACATCAGCTATCTCGACGACAAGATCGGGGAGATACTGCAAACGCTTGAGGACACGCGCCAGGAGGCGGTGGTCCTCTTTGTCTCGGATCATGGCGATATGCTGGGCGAGCGGGGGCTTTGGTTCAAGATGTCGTTTCTTGAGGGCTCTTCCCGGGTGCCGCTGATGATCTCGGCGCCCGGGATGATGCCCGGATTGCAGACCACGCCGGTCTCTAACATCGATGTCTGCCCGACGCTGTGCGATCTCGCGGGCGTGTCGATGGATGAGGTCGCGGAATGGACCACTGGTGTCTCGCTGGTGCCGATGGGGCAGGGCAAGGAGCGCACTGAACCGGTGGCAATGGAATATGCCGCCGAGGCCTCCTATGCGCCAATGGTGTCGCTGCGCTATGGCAGATGGAAATACAACCGCTGTGCGCTCGATCCTGATCAGCTCTTTGATCTCGACGCTGATCCGCATGAGCTGAGCAACCTTGCCGGGGTGGCGGAACATCAGGGTACGCTGACAAGCCTGCGCAGCAAAGCTGAGGCGCGCTGGGATCTTCATGCCTATGACGCCGATGTGCGCAAGAGCCAGGCCCGCCGGTGGGTCGTGTATGAGGCCCTGCGCGAGGGCGGATACTACCCCTGGGATTATCAGCCGCTCCGGGCAGCCTCTGAACAGTACATGCGTAACCACATGGATCTGAACGTGCTGGAAGAGAACAAACGCTTCCCGCGTGGCGAATGA
- the betA gene encoding choline dehydrogenase, with translation MQADFVIVGAGSAGCAMASRLSEAGASVIVIEFGGTDAGPFIQMPAALSYPMNMKRYDWGYWSDPEPHLGGRRLACPRGKVVGGSSSINGMVYVRGHAMDFDHWAEAGADGWSFADVLPYFKRMETWHDGGHGGDPAWRGTDGPLHISRGPRKNPLYEAFVRAGEQAGYEVTDDYNGHKQEGFGPFEQTVWKGRRWSAANAYLHPALKRENCTLVRGLAERIVIEDGRATGVVINRGGRRQTIRATREVVIAASAINSPKLLMLSGIGPAKHLAEHGIDVLADRPGVGQNLQDHLEMYIQMAASQPITLYRHWNLASKAFIGAQWLFTKTGMGASNQFESCGFIRSRAGVPYPDIQYHFLPLAVRYDGKAAAEGHGFQAHTGPMRSPSRGEVTLRSADAAEAPRILFNYMSQEQDWIDFRRCIRLTRELFEQEAMKSFVKHEIQPGNALQTDDELDDAIREHAESAYHPCGTCRMGRADDPGAVVDPQGRVIGVDGLRVADSSIFPRITNGNLNGPSIMVGEKVSDHLLGRDPLARANDTPWIHPAWETSQR, from the coding sequence ATGCAAGCGGATTTTGTGATTGTTGGCGCGGGAAGTGCCGGATGCGCGATGGCCAGCAGGCTCTCCGAAGCCGGGGCGTCAGTTATTGTAATCGAGTTCGGCGGCACGGATGCGGGGCCCTTCATCCAGATGCCGGCGGCCCTGTCCTATCCGATGAACATGAAGCGCTATGACTGGGGATACTGGTCGGATCCGGAGCCGCACCTGGGCGGGCGCCGTCTGGCGTGCCCGCGCGGCAAGGTCGTGGGTGGGTCTTCGAGCATTAACGGTATGGTCTATGTGCGCGGCCATGCGATGGACTTCGATCACTGGGCGGAGGCGGGTGCGGATGGCTGGTCGTTTGCGGATGTTCTGCCCTATTTCAAGCGCATGGAGACATGGCATGATGGCGGGCACGGAGGTGATCCGGCGTGGCGCGGCACGGACGGGCCGCTGCATATCAGCAGGGGACCGCGGAAAAACCCGCTCTATGAAGCATTCGTGCGCGCAGGCGAGCAGGCGGGCTATGAGGTCACGGATGACTACAACGGACATAAACAGGAGGGCTTTGGCCCCTTCGAGCAGACGGTCTGGAAGGGTCGGCGCTGGTCAGCGGCCAATGCCTATCTGCATCCTGCCCTGAAACGTGAAAACTGCACGCTGGTGCGGGGCCTCGCGGAGCGCATTGTGATCGAAGACGGACGCGCCACCGGCGTCGTGATCAACCGGGGTGGCCGGCGTCAGACGATCCGTGCAACGCGCGAGGTCGTGATTGCGGCCTCGGCGATCAACTCACCCAAGCTTCTGATGCTGTCGGGGATCGGACCGGCAAAACACCTGGCGGAGCACGGTATTGATGTGCTGGCAGACCGGCCCGGGGTCGGGCAGAACCTGCAGGACCATCTGGAGATGTATATCCAGATGGCCGCGAGCCAGCCGATCACGCTTTACCGGCACTGGAACCTCGCCTCCAAAGCCTTCATCGGGGCGCAGTGGCTCTTTACCAAAACCGGTATGGGCGCCTCGAACCAGTTTGAGAGCTGTGGTTTTATCCGCTCCCGGGCCGGTGTACCTTATCCTGATATCCAGTACCACTTTCTGCCGCTCGCGGTACGCTACGACGGCAAAGCCGCCGCGGAGGGGCACGGGTTTCAGGCCCATACCGGGCCAATGCGGTCGCCGTCACGCGGAGAGGTTACACTGCGTTCGGCGGATGCGGCCGAAGCGCCCCGGATCCTGTTCAATTACATGTCGCAGGAGCAGGACTGGATTGATTTCCGCCGCTGCATCCGCCTGACGCGCGAGCTTTTTGAGCAGGAAGCGATGAAGTCTTTTGTCAAACACGAAATCCAGCCCGGCAACGCGCTGCAGACCGATGACGAACTGGACGACGCGATCCGTGAACATGCTGAGAGCGCCTATCATCCCTGTGGGACCTGCCGGATGGGGCGCGCGGACGATCCCGGCGCCGTTGTCGATCCGCAGGGCCGGGTCATCGGTGTGGATGGTCTGCGCGTTGCCGACAGCAGCATCTTTCCGCGCATTACCAACGGCAATCTCAACGGCCCGTCGATTATGGTTGGTGAAAAGGTTTCGGATCATCTGCTGGGCCGGGATCCGCTGGCCCGGGCGAATGACACGCCCTGGATCCATCCTGCGTGGGAAACATCACAACGTTAA
- a CDS encoding thermonuclease family protein, with protein MRMFFAIVFAALIVPVTAYAELSGTIRVIDGDTFDVAGTRIRLFGIDAPESDQTCISDDGRLWDCGAWVNTQVAAKFEGRKVVCEPVDTDRYGRTVARCYVNRRDVAGDIVEAGLAFAYRRYSADYAPDERRAARRNTGLHASRVQSPEQFRKARTTAAPVSAAPQGGCRIKGNISGTGVRIYHAPGQRDYDRTRIRADKGERWFCSGAEARAAGWRAAKR; from the coding sequence ATGCGTATGTTCTTCGCCATTGTTTTTGCAGCACTTATCGTCCCTGTGACCGCGTATGCGGAACTCTCCGGCACCATCCGTGTGATTGACGGGGATACCTTTGACGTGGCCGGGACCCGGATCAGGCTGTTCGGAATTGATGCGCCGGAATCCGATCAGACATGCATCTCCGATGACGGCAGGCTCTGGGACTGCGGTGCCTGGGTGAATACACAGGTTGCAGCGAAATTCGAAGGCCGTAAGGTGGTATGCGAGCCTGTCGACACCGACCGCTACGGGCGTACTGTCGCACGGTGCTATGTCAACCGGCGTGACGTGGCCGGCGACATTGTTGAGGCCGGTCTTGCCTTTGCCTATCGCCGGTATTCGGCAGATTATGCGCCGGATGAGCGCCGGGCGGCCCGCCGCAACACCGGCCTGCATGCAAGCCGCGTGCAGAGCCCTGAGCAGTTTCGCAAGGCGCGCACCACTGCGGCACCTGTCAGTGCGGCTCCGCAGGGCGGCTGCCGGATCAAGGGCAACATTTCAGGCACTGGCGTGCGCATCTATCACGCACCAGGACAGCGTGATTATGACCGCACACGGATCCGCGCCGATAAGGGGGAGCGGTGGTTCTGCAGCGGTGCTGAGGCACGCGCCGCCGGCTGGCGGGCCGCGAAACGCTAA